The DNA sequence CTTACATCAGTACTAGGCGTCTCGACACTCGATTATGTGCCATTTGCATTCTTCTGTCTTCTGTCTCCGATACTGACGATCTTGTTTGGGATTACCGGGTTTACGATTACACGGATTGAGAAGAAGATGTAGGTTCACTTCAATAACGTTCTAAATAAAAACAGCCAACGTACCACATTTAAAGGTACGCTGGCTGTTTAGTTTTTTTAGGAAAGTCGATTCAACGCTTCTTTAATCGATGTCTTTCCTTTGATGACTTGAAACTCTTTTCCGATCATGTTTTCATCTTTCAACGATTCAAGAATTACCTCTGCAATATCTTCGCGCGGAACTTCGTCTCGTGCGACGGAAGGAGCTGCTTCAACTTGGCCGGTACCGGCATCATTAGTAAGTTTCCCAGGATGGATAATCGTATAGTCTAGCTTTGAGTCGCGCAGCCAAATGTCGGCATAATGCTTTGCAATGACATAAGGGGCAAAGGAAGAACCGGCAGCCTCTTGAATCGCTTCTCTTGTCGTGTCATAAGAGCTAATCATGATAAAGCGGTTGACGCCGGCTTTTTTGGCAGCTTCGATTGTTTTCACCGCTCCGTCCAAATCAATGGCAATTGTCTTATCAGGACCAGTCTTTGGACCAGAACCTGCCGTGAAGACGATGGCATCCACATCTTCAGCAGCTTTGGCAATATTGTCAATTTTACCTTCAAGGTCTACGAGAAGTGTATCAGCACCGAGTTGCTTAAATTTTTCCTGCTGTTCGGCTTTACGAACCATTGCCTTCGCCTGGAGTGTACCGCTCTCCTGTATTAACTTCACTAGATGTGTACCAATTTGTCCGTTTGCACCAACTACGAGTACTTTCAATATAAACATCCTTTCAATCTTATATCGTTCATATAGTATTCCCGTCAGGATAGGGACTGTAACCTTGTGTATTTTTGTAAGCCGGACATAGGGATAAACAATCCTATTAAGCTTAATTTTTTTCATGTCGAAATGTAGGTCTTTGATATGGTAGAATGCATCTAGGCAGAATTGTGATTATTGAGGAGGCACCACATTTGAAAGGCGAAAAAGGGGAAGTCCATATCGTCGACATTCATGGCTTGAACTCGAAAGGTGAAGGCCAGACGGTTGTACGTGAGAAGAATGAAGATGGCAATACGAAGAAAATGAAAATGACAGTTCCATATACAATTCCAGGTGAGACAGTGCGGGCGGTTATTGAAAGACCTGGCCGTAAGCGCAGCATGGCAATCGCTGAGGAAATTATTAATGTCCATCCTGAACGTACGACAGCTCCATGTCCGCATTTCGGCAAATGTGGCGGTTGTTCCTTGCAGCATTGGGAATATGCTGGGCAGCTGAAGCACAAGCTGGCGCATGTCAAGGATGTTGTCGAAGCAGCTGGGTTTGATCCGAATCTTGTTCGCGATGTAATCGGGATGGAAGAGCCGTGGCATTATCGCAACAAAATGGAATTTACTTTTGCTCCAGACGGTTCACTCGGACTCCACGAGCGCGGTAATTTCCGCAAGATCATTCCGCTTGAGACATGCCTGATTGCAAAAGATGATGTTGTAGATGCTGCAATGGAAGTTGCAGCCTGGACGAGAGAACATGAATTGACAGGTTATAATAAGAAACTTCATGAAGGTCTTTTGCGAAATCTTATGGTCCGCCGTTCATTCGCTACAGGTGAAATGATGCTTGGAGTCTTTGCGACTGAAGCTCCTGTTGGAGAACTGGAAGGTCCGATCAAAGATTTGGTCGCCAGGATTGAAAGCAAGTTTCCACAAGTGAAAAGTCTGATCTGGTTGGAAAATACTGAATGGGCTGATACGACACAATCACAGAAATCACATGTTCTCGCTGGACGAGATTATATTCATGACGAATTGGCAGGATATACGTATCGACTCTGGTTCGATACATTTTTCCAGACGAACCCTGTACAGGCTGAAAAGCTCGTTGAAATTGCAATTGAGATGGCTCAGC is a window from the Aciduricibacillus chroicocephali genome containing:
- the rlmD gene encoding 23S rRNA (uracil(1939)-C(5))-methyltransferase RlmD yields the protein MKGEKGEVHIVDIHGLNSKGEGQTVVREKNEDGNTKKMKMTVPYTIPGETVRAVIERPGRKRSMAIAEEIINVHPERTTAPCPHFGKCGGCSLQHWEYAGQLKHKLAHVKDVVEAAGFDPNLVRDVIGMEEPWHYRNKMEFTFAPDGSLGLHERGNFRKIIPLETCLIAKDDVVDAAMEVAAWTREHELTGYNKKLHEGLLRNLMVRRSFATGEMMLGVFATEAPVGELEGPIKDLVARIESKFPQVKSLIWLENTEWADTTQSQKSHVLAGRDYIHDELAGYTYRLWFDTFFQTNPVQAEKLVEIAIEMAQPKKTERMIDLFCGVGTFSLPFASRTAELAGIEIVEKSIESAKRNAVDNGLSNTLFLAESARVGIDQILEKFGAPDLLMLDPPRAGAGGKVMRRIGRAQPERVVYVSCNPDSFAEDIKELEPFGYELQAVQPVDLFPHTVHVECVALLNRI
- a CDS encoding SDR family oxidoreductase: MFILKVLVVGANGQIGTHLVKLIQESGTLQAKAMVRKAEQQEKFKQLGADTLLVDLEGKIDNIAKAAEDVDAIVFTAGSGPKTGPDKTIAIDLDGAVKTIEAAKKAGVNRFIMISSYDTTREAIQEAAGSSFAPYVIAKHYADIWLRDSKLDYTIIHPGKLTNDAGTGQVEAAPSVARDEVPREDIAEVILESLKDENMIGKEFQVIKGKTSIKEALNRLS